One Fimbriimonadaceae bacterium genomic window, GGCGACCCTTGTTCTCTTGCTGCCGATTGGGTCGATGGCGGCCTACGTCTTTGCCAAATACCCTTTTCGAGGGTCGAAGTCGCTTTTCAGCGTCTTTCTCGGCGGGATGATGTTTCCGAATCTGTTGGTCATCATTCCTGTTTTCCTGCTTTTGAAATCTCTGCCTGGTGGGAGTGAAGGGCTCGTCGACACTAAGACAGGGCTTGTGCTCGTGTACGTCGCATTTTCCTTGTCCTTCACGGTGTTTGTGATGAGCGGATTCTTTGAAGCGCTGCCCGACGAGCTTGGCGAGGCGGCGATGCTTGATGGCTGTGGGCATTCCGGAATCTTTTGGAAGGTGATGTTTCCGCTCGCTCGTCCGGGGATGATTGTGGTTGGCATTTTCAATGCGATTGGGTTATGGAATGAATATAACTTGGCGGTTGCCTTAATTCATACACCCGAGAACCTAACGCTGCCTTTAGCGCTTGCCGATCTGACGACGAAGGGAACCTATGAGAGCGATTGGGGGATGCTCTTTGCGGCGATGGTGATTGTGATGCTGCCGATCATCGTGGTTTATTGGATTTTCCGAGAGAAGATTCACGAGACGATGCTGGCAGGCGCGATTAAGGGGTGAGTTGGGAGCGATGAGCGATGAATGATGAATAGGGAGTCTTGGACATCGAAGAGGGACGAGTTGGTGGGCTCAAGTGTGCTGCAATGACTTCTTTTTTCAGATTTCAGATTTCAGACCTCTGACCTCTGACCTCTGTTTGCGATCTCTTCCAGCGGGTCCTTTTAGCCTTCATTTAGTAGCCGTTGGTAAACTCGCCCAAAAATTGCTGCGCCGACCTTGGCCAGCTGCGCTGCGACTCAACCTTATGCTGTTAAAATCTCTCAATTACTGGTCTGTGCCAGGTGGCCTCGAAGGCACACTCGACGTTTTCAATTTCCTTCAAACTGCAAAAGAACACCGCTTCGACGCTGTTGAAGTGGCGATCGGCGAGGCCGGGTCCGCTTTCGGCACGGATGCGACCGAGGCGCGATGCAAGGAGGTTCTTGCTGAGGCCGAACGCCTTGGCGTGAAGGTCGCGAGCACGGCGAGCGGGCTCTATTGGGGCCGCAACCTCGCCGACACCGATGCCGCGCTCAGCGCTCAGGCTGCCGACGATCTGAAGAAGATGCTCCAGATCACACAGTGGCTGGGCTGCCGGACGCTCCTCACCATCCCCGGCGCGGTGGACGTTTTCTTCATGCCCGAGCGCGGCGTGAACAGCTATGACGGAGTTTGGGATCGGGCTACGGTGGGCATCCGCGCCGCCCTCCCGACCGCGGAGGCGTGCGGCGTGCGTATGGGGATCGAGAACGTCTGGAACAAGTTCTTGGTCAGCCCGATGGAGATGGCGAGCTTTATCGACCAGTTCGACAGTCCCTGGGTGGGCGCTTATGTGGATGTCGGCAATGTGCTTCCGTTCGGCTATGGCGAACAGTGGCTGCGGATATTGGGCGAGCGCGTGGTCGGAATTCACTTTAAGGATTTTCGCAAAGCGGTCGGCAATCTCGACGGCTTTGTCGATCTTCTGGAAGGGGATGTTAACTGGCCAGAAGTGATGGCGGCGATAGGGGAGATCGGCTATGACGGGCCGCTCGTCGCAGAGATGATCCCTTACTATGCGCACTATCCGATGGTGCGTATCGCCAACACCTCTAACGCGATGGATGCGATCATGGGTCGGGGTTTCCGAAGTTGAGTATGCGTTTTGGCGTGGTGGGGTGGGGTCTGCGGAAGCACCTACCCATCTTGATGCATCGCCCCGAAGATGGCTTTGTACTGGCAGCGTTGGCGGATCCGAGTGAAGAGGCCCAAGCCGACTTTAAGTCCAAAACAAACGACTCTGTTTTTCTTACCGCTGATTATCGCGATCTGCTGGATAAGGGGCTGGATGCCCTCTTTATCCTGTCGCCCGACTGGCTGCACGAGGAGCAGGCCATCGCCTGCTTACAGGCGGGCGTTCCGGTTTATCTGGAGAAGCCGATGGCGATTACGGTTGAGGGGTGCGACCGGATTCTTGAGGCCGCCAAGCAGCACAACACCAAGCTGTACGTGGGCCACAACATGCGCCACTTTGGGATGGTTCGCAAGATGCGTGAGTGGATTCAGGCAGGGTACATCGGCGAGGTGAAGACGGCTTGGTGCCGACACTTTATCAGCTATGGCGGCGAGGCTTACTATCGGGATTGGCATGCAGACCGCACCCAGTCCACTGGGCTCTTGCTGCAAAAGGGCGCGCACGATATTGACGTTTTGCACTGGCTCTGCGGCGGCTACGCCAAGCGCGTGACGGCGATGGGGTCGCTAATGGTTTATGGCGATATCACCGACCGGCAGGAGCCTGGCGAGAAGGCCAACGTCACGATTCGTCCGACCTGGCCCCCGTCCTCGCTGTCGAAGCTCAATCCCGTGGTGGACGTGGAGGATGTGAGCATGATGCTGATGGAGTTGGACAACGGGGTGCTTGCCAGCTATCAGCAGTGTCACTTTGCGCCCGATGCGTGGAGGAACTATACGATCATCGGTTCGCGCGGGCGGATTGAGAATTTTGGGGATGCTCCGGGGTCTTCGGTCGTCCGGCTGTGGGAGACATCAAGGCTGGGCTATGCCGAGCATGGCGATCTGGAGTATCGGCAGCCTCCGGCGGTTGGGCCGCATGGAGGGTCGGACCAGGCGATCCTGGATGAGTTTGTGAATTACCTGACGCACGACGCGCCGACGGATACCTCTCCGATTGCGGCGAGGATGGCGGTCGCGGCGGGCTTTGCGGCA contains:
- a CDS encoding carbohydrate ABC transporter permease, coding for MRQRSGRRLTLPDLASFLLTRLGMGLFLAAVILPLLWVLISSVKSSTEIFGSPWSLPESPQWSNYSGAWGDAGIGRHFLNSLVVCVATLVLLLPIGSMAAYVFAKYPFRGSKSLFSVFLGGMMFPNLLVIIPVFLLLKSLPGGSEGLVDTKTGLVLVYVAFSLSFTVFVMSGFFEALPDELGEAAMLDGCGHSGIFWKVMFPLARPGMIVVGIFNAIGLWNEYNLAVALIHTPENLTLPLALADLTTKGTYESDWGMLFAAMVIVMLPIIVVYWIFREKIHETMLAGAIKG
- a CDS encoding sugar phosphate isomerase/epimerase, giving the protein MLLKSLNYWSVPGGLEGTLDVFNFLQTAKEHRFDAVEVAIGEAGSAFGTDATEARCKEVLAEAERLGVKVASTASGLYWGRNLADTDAALSAQAADDLKKMLQITQWLGCRTLLTIPGAVDVFFMPERGVNSYDGVWDRATVGIRAALPTAEACGVRMGIENVWNKFLVSPMEMASFIDQFDSPWVGAYVDVGNVLPFGYGEQWLRILGERVVGIHFKDFRKAVGNLDGFVDLLEGDVNWPEVMAAIGEIGYDGPLVAEMIPYYAHYPMVRIANTSNAMDAIMGRGFRS
- a CDS encoding Gfo/Idh/MocA family oxidoreductase produces the protein MSMRFGVVGWGLRKHLPILMHRPEDGFVLAALADPSEEAQADFKSKTNDSVFLTADYRDLLDKGLDALFILSPDWLHEEQAIACLQAGVPVYLEKPMAITVEGCDRILEAAKQHNTKLYVGHNMRHFGMVRKMREWIQAGYIGEVKTAWCRHFISYGGEAYYRDWHADRTQSTGLLLQKGAHDIDVLHWLCGGYAKRVTAMGSLMVYGDITDRQEPGEKANVTIRPTWPPSSLSKLNPVVDVEDVSMMLMELDNGVLASYQQCHFAPDAWRNYTIIGSRGRIENFGDAPGSSVVRLWETSRLGYAEHGDLEYRQPPAVGPHGGSDQAILDEFVNYLTHDAPTDTSPIAARMAVAAGFAATESLRNDSVPVEIC